From one Planktothrix sp. FACHB-1365 genomic stretch:
- a CDS encoding SIMPL domain-containing protein has protein sequence MPLNQSSCSINPWSLITALSLSLGLVSIPFIAPVFAQEQRLRTLSVSGEGVVMIPTTQTQVQLGVEVLGKTAEEVQTEAARRTNAVIELLRSRNVEKLETTGIRLNPTYSYTNDQQRLTGYSATNTVSFKLKTEKVGSLLDDAVKAGATRIDGVSFVASDAEINAAQQQALKLATQEAERQANAVLGALNLTRREIIGIQVNNASVPVPMPVMYKADAMAPAAPPTPVVGGEQQVRASVTLQISY, from the coding sequence ATGCCCTTAAATCAATCTTCTTGTTCGATTAATCCTTGGAGCCTGATTACTGCATTATCCTTAAGTTTAGGATTAGTTAGCATCCCCTTCATTGCTCCTGTTTTTGCCCAAGAACAACGGCTTAGAACCCTAAGCGTCAGTGGGGAAGGCGTAGTCATGATCCCAACCACCCAAACCCAAGTCCAGTTAGGGGTTGAAGTCTTAGGAAAAACCGCCGAAGAAGTGCAAACCGAAGCCGCCAGACGAACAAATGCGGTGATAGAATTACTGCGATCGCGCAATGTTGAGAAACTCGAAACCACCGGAATTCGCCTCAATCCCACCTACAGTTATACTAACGATCAACAACGCTTAACAGGCTATTCTGCCACCAATACCGTCAGTTTCAAATTAAAAACCGAAAAAGTCGGCAGTTTATTAGATGATGCTGTTAAAGCCGGGGCGACCCGTATTGATGGGGTGAGTTTCGTCGCTTCCGATGCTGAAATTAACGCCGCTCAACAACAAGCTTTAAAACTCGCCACCCAAGAAGCCGAACGTCAAGCTAATGCGGTTTTAGGCGCCTTGAATTTAACCCGTCGAGAAATTATCGGCATTCAAGTTAATAATGCCAGTGTCCCAGTCCCCATGCCTGTGATGTATAAAGCAGACGCGATGGCACCAGCAGCCCCCCCTACTCCCGTTGTCGGAGGAGAACAACAAGTCAGAGCCTCCGTCACCCTCCAAATTAGTTATTAG
- a CDS encoding STAS domain-containing protein, giving the protein MNLTVSLRGTRDTKDNYQLFRLTGLMDAFSEGTFRKVVGKYIEKGPKHIILDLSQIDFVDSSGLGALVQLVKKAQSSGGTLQIVSNPRVTQTVKLVRLEKFLSLQPSVDDAIENVKNA; this is encoded by the coding sequence CTGAATTTAACCGTGAGCCTTCGGGGTACACGGGATACTAAAGACAACTATCAACTCTTCCGCCTCACTGGATTGATGGATGCTTTCTCAGAAGGCACCTTTCGTAAAGTGGTGGGTAAATATATTGAAAAAGGCCCCAAGCACATTATATTGGATCTCTCTCAGATAGATTTTGTAGACAGTTCGGGATTAGGGGCGCTCGTGCAGCTTGTGAAAAAAGCGCAAAGTAGCGGCGGAACTTTACAGATTGTTTCCAATCCTCGTGTAACTCAAACTGTTAAATTGGTTCGCTTGGAAAAGTTTCTCTCTTTACAGCCATCTGTAGACGATGCGATCGAGAACGTGAAAAATGCCTAG
- a CDS encoding AAA family ATPase encodes MTLDEMLKLADDLVFAKTGQHLNDLQEKIVRGTIQGETYEKIAEDFHCNESYVRDIGSKLWHIFSEALGEEVNKSNLRSVMQRLQVSLFSNVVQDHVQVGNINFCERTRHPPDILNSNFHSQQAPTLHHELSEMPELGVFYDRTSELETLKTWILQEHCRLITITGISGIGKTQLAVKLLQEIKNDFEYILWYNLENYSTFPEFQAELFQLFEQQTEQESSAKNGNRLKLIKSLQNHRCLIVIDNLHYLFCPGELAGQYQLQHQEFCSLFKKIQELTHQSCFLLIGWEQPRELAEIRRSNWGYKTITIRGLKTTAIAEFFRDQELGEDEKLINIIHQYQGNPLWLNIIVNCILDLEDVIQKIIENNTIFLPQSLKDNLQQQFNRLSVLEKQVMLELVQDEKPVNLAQLLQKGQIHSSDLLNVLQSLFRRCWLEKQDHFYCLPAVIRQYIIDQNH; translated from the coding sequence ATGACTCTGGACGAAATGTTAAAACTGGCTGATGATTTGGTATTTGCTAAAACAGGTCAACACCTGAATGACTTACAGGAAAAAATTGTAAGGGGAACGATACAAGGAGAGACTTATGAGAAAATAGCAGAAGACTTTCATTGTAATGAAAGCTATGTTAGAGATATTGGATCAAAGTTATGGCATATTTTTTCAGAAGCTTTAGGGGAAGAAGTTAATAAATCGAATTTAAGATCAGTCATGCAGAGGTTACAAGTTTCCCTATTTTCAAATGTTGTACAAGATCATGTTCAAGTTGGTAATATTAACTTTTGTGAAAGAACAAGACATCCACCAGATATACTTAACTCAAACTTTCACTCTCAACAAGCACCAACCCTACATCATGAATTAAGCGAAATGCCAGAGTTAGGTGTTTTTTATGATCGCACTTCTGAACTCGAAACCTTAAAAACCTGGATTTTACAAGAACATTGTCGCTTGATTACGATTACGGGTATTAGTGGAATTGGAAAAACCCAACTAGCAGTTAAACTTTTACAAGAAATTAAAAATGATTTTGAATATATTTTGTGGTATAATTTAGAAAATTACTCTACTTTTCCTGAATTTCAAGCCGAATTATTTCAATTATTTGAGCAACAAACAGAACAGGAATCAAGTGCAAAAAATGGCAACCGTTTAAAACTGATAAAATCTTTACAAAATCATCGCTGTTTAATTGTTATTGATAATCTGCATTATCTTTTTTGTCCGGGTGAATTAGCTGGACAATATCAACTCCAACATCAAGAATTTTGCTCTTTATTTAAAAAAATACAAGAATTAACCCATCAAAGTTGTTTTCTCCTCATCGGTTGGGAACAACCTAGAGAATTAGCGGAAATCAGACGCTCAAATTGGGGATATAAAACGATAACGATTAGGGGATTAAAAACAACAGCTATAGCAGAGTTTTTTCGAGATCAAGAATTGGGAGAAGATGAGAAATTAATCAATATAATTCATCAATATCAAGGAAATCCCTTATGGTTAAATATAATAGTCAATTGTATCCTAGATCTCGAAGATGTTATTCAAAAAATTATCGAAAATAATACTATTTTTTTACCCCAAAGTCTAAAAGATAATTTACAACAGCAATTTAATCGTTTATCTGTTCTGGAAAAACAAGTAATGTTAGAATTAGTTCAAGATGAGAAACCTGTAAATTTAGCCCAACTTTTGCAAAAGGGACAAATTCATTCCTCAGATTTACTCAACGTTTTACAATCTCTATTCAGACGGTGTTGGTTAGAAAAGCAAGACCATTTTTATTGTTTACCTGCTGTTATCCGGCAATACATAATAGACCAGAATCATTGA
- a CDS encoding UPF0175 family protein yields the protein MSMLVSDEIIKASGLSEQELLLEIVMMLFQKDKISLGKASELLGIHRMQFQKLLADRGLCVHYDVTEFQEDLKTLQEVGS from the coding sequence ATGAGTATGTTAGTTTCAGATGAAATTATAAAAGCCAGTGGCTTATCAGAACAGGAACTTTTATTGGAAATTGTGATGATGCTGTTCCAAAAAGATAAAATTAGCTTAGGAAAAGCAAGTGAATTGCTCGGAATACATCGAATGCAATTTCAGAAATTACTAGCTGATCGGGGTCTTTGTGTTCATTATGATGTAACCGAATTTCAAGAAGATCTCAAAACATTACAGGAAGTTGGTTCGTAA
- a CDS encoding J domain-containing protein — MTTLKNYYSTLQVNPTSTAAEIKQAYRRLAKIFHPDSQTQSADHDRIIQINAAYEVLSDPQKRQSYDRQLGLEINSYSNGFEPSIYKKQQQKATEADAELNVWINKVYKPINRSINQILNPLKSEVNKLSADPFDDELMEAFQAYIELCRNTLNKAQKLFRSQKNPSPVAGVAAHLYYTLNHLDDGLNELETFTLNYDDSSLHTGQEFFRIASRLRREAQEEMKKIS, encoded by the coding sequence ATGACTACGCTCAAAAATTACTACAGTACGTTACAAGTTAACCCCACATCGACAGCCGCAGAAATCAAACAAGCCTATCGTCGATTAGCAAAAATCTTTCATCCTGATAGCCAAACCCAATCAGCAGATCATGACCGAATTATTCAAATTAATGCAGCTTATGAAGTATTAAGTGATCCACAAAAACGCCAATCCTATGATCGACAACTGGGTTTAGAAATTAATTCATATTCTAACGGTTTTGAACCCTCGATTTATAAAAAACAACAACAAAAAGCCACAGAAGCCGATGCAGAATTAAACGTCTGGATTAATAAAGTTTATAAACCCATTAATCGTTCGATTAATCAAATTTTAAACCCTCTAAAATCAGAAGTCAATAAATTATCTGCCGATCCCTTTGATGATGAATTAATGGAAGCTTTTCAAGCCTATATAGAATTGTGTAGAAACACTCTCAATAAAGCTCAAAAATTATTCCGCTCTCAAAAAAATCCCTCCCCTGTCGCTGGAGTCGCAGCCCATCTTTATTATACCCTGAATCATTTAGATGATGGACTCAATGAATTAGAAACTTTTACCCTCAATTATGATGATTCTTCTTTACACACAGGTCAAGAATTCTTTAGAATTGCCTCTCGTTTACGTCGAGAAGCTCAAGAAGAAATGAAAAAGATTTCCTAA
- a CDS encoding VCBS repeat-containing protein yields MKNTTQIIFLMILGISSIFVMKSSLAGPMSADRGWDDLPKAMADVNADGKPDFCRFVGNKPKIFLSCHLATNDGFDPNNQFGFNSGVGIDTGYADMPRLIRDVNGDGRADFCRWVGNAPNIYESCLLAGQRGFPGTEFRLNR; encoded by the coding sequence ATGAAAAATACAACTCAAATAATCTTCCTAATGATATTAGGGATAAGCTCGATATTCGTGATGAAATCATCTCTAGCTGGACCAATGAGTGCGGATAGAGGATGGGACGATCTTCCTAAAGCGATGGCTGATGTAAATGCGGACGGAAAACCTGATTTTTGCCGTTTTGTTGGTAATAAACCTAAAATATTCTTATCTTGTCATTTAGCAACTAATGATGGTTTCGATCCCAATAATCAGTTTGGGTTTAATTCTGGAGTAGGAATTGATACAGGATACGCAGATATGCCTAGATTAATTCGGGATGTCAATGGAGATGGAAGGGCTGATTTTTGTCGGTGGGTCGGTAATGCACCGAATATTTATGAGTCCTGTCTATTAGCAGGTCAGAGAGGTTTTCCGGGCACCGAATTTCGTCTTAATAGATAA
- the carA gene encoding glutamine-hydrolyzing carbamoyl-phosphate synthase small subunit, producing the protein MSLTSAQPALLVLADGTTYTGWSFGAPGTVIGEVVFNTGMTGYQEVLTDPSYCGQIVTFTYPELGNTGVNPDDEESAFPHVRGAIARNICHRPSNWRSTQSLPDYLKQHNIPGIYGIDTRALTRKIRTVGAMNGAISTEILDPGELRNLVEQAPSMSGLNLVKEVTTQEAYEWLEPTETAWEFSESVGGNQQPRYTVVALDFGVKRNILRRLASYGCRVIVVPSHTSPEEILKYNPDGIFLSNGPGDPSAVTEGINTTKALVKADKPVFGICMGHQILGLSLGAETFKLKFGHRGLNQPAGLAQQQVEITSQNHGFAIDPDTIAEDVQITHLNLNDRTVAGLKHKTLPLFSVQYHPEASPGPHDADYLFERFVQAMQHQKEQN; encoded by the coding sequence ATGTCCCTGACCTCTGCACAACCTGCTTTACTTGTCCTGGCTGATGGAACCACCTATACAGGCTGGTCATTCGGCGCTCCAGGAACCGTCATTGGGGAAGTTGTCTTTAATACGGGTATGACCGGATATCAAGAAGTATTGACTGATCCCAGCTATTGTGGACAAATTGTAACCTTTACCTATCCAGAGCTAGGCAATACTGGGGTTAACCCCGACGATGAAGAATCCGCTTTTCCCCATGTCCGAGGGGCTATTGCTCGTAATATTTGTCACCGTCCGAGTAATTGGCGTTCTACTCAGTCCTTACCGGACTATTTAAAACAGCACAATATTCCCGGTATTTACGGAATTGATACCCGCGCTCTGACTCGGAAAATCCGTACTGTTGGAGCGATGAATGGGGCGATTTCTACGGAAATTTTAGATCCGGGGGAACTGCGAAATCTAGTCGAACAAGCTCCTAGTATGTCCGGGTTGAACTTAGTGAAAGAAGTTACAACCCAAGAAGCCTATGAATGGTTAGAACCTACGGAAACCGCTTGGGAGTTTAGTGAATCCGTCGGGGGAAATCAACAACCCCGTTATACGGTTGTCGCCTTAGACTTTGGGGTAAAACGCAATATTCTGCGGCGGTTAGCCAGTTATGGCTGTCGAGTGATTGTGGTTCCATCTCATACCTCCCCGGAAGAGATTCTCAAATACAATCCCGATGGGATTTTCCTATCTAATGGCCCTGGTGATCCATCCGCCGTTACCGAAGGGATTAACACCACAAAAGCCTTAGTTAAGGCTGACAAACCCGTGTTTGGGATTTGTATGGGTCATCAAATTTTAGGGTTATCCTTGGGGGCAGAAACCTTTAAGCTAAAATTTGGGCATCGTGGCTTAAATCAACCGGCTGGTTTAGCACAACAACAAGTTGAAATTACCAGCCAAAATCATGGGTTTGCGATTGATCCTGATACCATTGCTGAGGATGTCCAAATTACTCACCTCAATTTGAATGATCGTACCGTTGCGGGATTAAAACACAAAACTTTACCTTTGTTTTCCGTTCAATATCACCCGGAAGCCAGTCCTGGCCCCCATGATGCTGACTATTTGTTTGAACGTTTTGTTCAAGCGATGCAACACCAGAAAGAACAAAATTAA
- a CDS encoding DNA/RNA non-specific endonuclease, with the protein MNNIIMTLLINLKIVSTKNKSKDRVKLNILQNFNLGFAAVLTLTGCQILFKPPTTSDIHLKLGNPSQATADPQNSTNFLIEKPEFVLSYNSKTGTANWVSWQLNQSWLGTVKRQNNFRPDDNLPPGWYQVKPNDYRGTGYDRGHLVPARDRTNTPEHNSATFILTNIIPQVPELNRGIWSDLEKHCRDLAQQGKELYIIAGVSGQGQTIAKGNITVPRWNWKVIVILDQPNQKITENTRVIAVQIPNSNSLKNHWQDYRVSVDDIEANTGLDLLSNIPKNIQDKLERQVDHL; encoded by the coding sequence ATGAATAATATTATTATGACTTTATTGATTAATTTAAAAATTGTTTCTACAAAAAACAAATCCAAAGATAGAGTTAAATTAAATATTTTACAAAATTTTAATCTAGGATTCGCTGCTGTATTAACATTAACTGGATGTCAAATTCTGTTTAAACCCCCCACAACCTCAGATATTCATCTGAAACTGGGCAACCCTAGTCAAGCAACGGCTGATCCTCAAAATTCAACTAATTTTTTGATCGAAAAACCTGAATTTGTTTTATCTTATAATAGCAAAACTGGAACAGCTAATTGGGTGAGTTGGCAATTAAATCAATCTTGGTTAGGAACGGTCAAACGTCAAAATAATTTTAGACCGGATGATAATTTACCCCCAGGATGGTATCAAGTTAAACCCAATGATTATCGGGGAACAGGTTATGATCGAGGTCATTTAGTTCCCGCTAGAGATCGCACAAACACCCCTGAACATAATAGTGCTACATTTATTCTAACTAATATTATTCCCCAAGTCCCAGAATTAAATCGAGGCATTTGGAGTGATTTAGAAAAACACTGTCGAGATCTAGCTCAACAAGGAAAAGAATTGTATATTATTGCTGGGGTTTCTGGTCAAGGTCAAACTATTGCAAAAGGAAATATAACTGTTCCTCGATGGAATTGGAAAGTGATTGTTATTTTAGATCAACCCAATCAAAAAATAACGGAAAATACCCGTGTTATTGCTGTCCAAATTCCGAATTCAAATTCCTTAAAAAATCATTGGCAAGATTATCGCGTTTCTGTGGATGATATTGAAGCCAATACAGGTTTAGATTTATTAAGTAATATTCCTAAAAATATTCAAGATAAATTAGAGCGTCAAGTTGATCATTTGTAA
- a CDS encoding Mini-ribonuclease 3 codes for MLHQSLSPEQVQRISPGSWAYLGDAVYELYIRSFYLMPPKRSHLYHQLVVSQVRAESQARHLRSLEPHLTEPELEILNRGRNAAFGRPKRLDPKTYQQATSLEALFGYLYLTNPQRLEELFNYLELDSEEGE; via the coding sequence ATGCTTCATCAAAGCCTATCACCAGAACAAGTTCAACGGATTTCTCCAGGATCTTGGGCCTATTTAGGAGATGCCGTTTATGAACTGTATATTCGTAGTTTTTATCTGATGCCCCCAAAGCGATCGCATCTGTATCATCAGTTAGTGGTGTCTCAAGTTCGTGCAGAAAGCCAAGCTCGTCACTTGCGATCGCTAGAACCTCACCTCACTGAACCTGAATTAGAAATTTTGAACCGGGGTCGAAATGCAGCTTTTGGACGTCCCAAAAGACTCGATCCCAAAACTTACCAACAAGCCACTAGCTTAGAAGCTTTATTTGGGTATTTGTATTTAACGAATCCGCAACGTTTAGAGGAATTGTTTAATTATCTTGAGCTTGATTCTGAAGAAGGAGAATGA
- a CDS encoding 6-carboxytetrahydropterin synthase, giving the protein MECVITRRAQFSASHRYWLPELSATENIERFGPASRAPGHGHNYVLYVSMVGELDEYGMVLNLSDVKHTLKQEVTDHLDFAHLNDVWPEFQQTLPTTEALARAIWHRLAPHLPLTNIQLFEHPELWADYQGNGMEAYLTISTHFSAAHRLAHPDLSFEENCEIYGKCARPNGHGHNYHLEVTVKGEIDPRTGMIVDLEGLQKAIDDYVVEPFDHTFLNKDIPHFVKVVPTAENIAVHIRDLLQNPIQELGAKLHKVKLIESPNNSCEVYCTNTESESKPLQIKQPVLANV; this is encoded by the coding sequence ATGGAATGCGTGATCACTCGTCGGGCGCAATTTTCCGCTAGTCATCGGTATTGGTTGCCCGAATTGAGCGCCACCGAGAATATTGAGCGATTTGGCCCCGCATCCCGCGCCCCTGGACACGGACATAACTATGTTTTGTATGTGTCAATGGTGGGAGAACTCGATGAATATGGCATGGTATTAAACCTGTCCGATGTCAAACACACCCTGAAACAGGAAGTTACCGACCATTTAGACTTCGCCCATCTTAATGATGTTTGGCCGGAATTTCAGCAAACCCTACCCACTACGGAAGCTCTAGCACGGGCAATTTGGCATCGGTTAGCCCCCCATCTTCCCCTAACGAATATTCAACTATTTGAACATCCTGAACTCTGGGCAGACTATCAAGGAAACGGCATGGAAGCTTATCTAACCATTAGTACACATTTTAGCGCCGCCCATCGGCTGGCTCATCCCGACCTCAGTTTTGAGGAAAATTGCGAAATTTATGGCAAATGTGCCCGTCCTAACGGTCATGGTCATAATTATCATTTAGAAGTCACGGTGAAAGGAGAAATTGATCCTCGCACGGGGATGATTGTAGACTTAGAAGGGTTACAAAAAGCCATTGATGATTATGTGGTAGAACCCTTTGATCATACGTTTTTAAATAAAGATATTCCCCATTTTGTTAAAGTTGTGCCAACGGCTGAAAATATTGCGGTTCATATTCGAGATTTATTGCAAAATCCCATTCAAGAATTAGGGGCAAAATTGCATAAAGTTAAATTGATTGAAAGTCCGAATAATTCCTGTGAAGTCTATTGTACAAATACAGAATCTGAGTCTAAACCTCTTCAGATTAAACAGCCTGTATTAGCTAATGTTTAA
- a CDS encoding Uma2 family endonuclease, with the protein MDTIISLPNPLELQIDLTDEQYFQLCQNNRYYKFERSATGELIIMSPTGGETGNRNFNLAGELAIWNKQTKLGLAFDSSTGFKLPNGADRSPDLSWVKLERWNALTPEQKKKFLPLCPDFVIELRSETDTLKTLREKMQEYLENGTQLGWLIDPQNQRVEIYRFGKEVEILQSPVNISGEDVLPGFVLDLQEIWNIG; encoded by the coding sequence ATGGATACAATAATTTCTTTACCAAATCCCCTAGAATTGCAAATCGACTTAACAGATGAACAGTATTTTCAACTGTGTCAAAATAACCGATACTATAAATTTGAGCGTTCAGCAACAGGAGAATTAATTATTATGTCACCAACGGGGGGTGAAACCGGAAACCGTAACTTTAACCTAGCTGGAGAATTAGCAATATGGAATAAACAAACAAAACTGGGATTAGCATTTGATTCTTCAACGGGTTTTAAACTACCCAATGGTGCTGATCGATCACCGGACTTATCTTGGGTTAAATTAGAACGATGGAATGCGTTAACTCCTGAACAAAAAAAGAAATTTCTGCCACTATGTCCCGATTTTGTGATTGAATTACGTTCAGAAACCGATACTCTCAAAACCCTCCGAGAAAAAATGCAAGAGTATCTGGAAAATGGGACTCAACTCGGTTGGTTAATAGACCCTCAAAATCAGCGCGTCGAAATTTATCGTTTCGGGAAAGAAGTAGAAATTTTACAATCTCCCGTTAATATATCGGGGGAAGATGTTCTTCCTGGGTTTGTATTAGATTTACAAGAAATTTGGAATATCGGTTAA